The sequence below is a genomic window from Uranotaenia lowii strain MFRU-FL chromosome 2, ASM2978415v1, whole genome shotgun sequence.
TTCAAACAGATGTATCTGCACGACTTTTCCAGATATTACGTTTAGCCCAAGCATGCCTCTGACCTAATGGAATGAATATTTGTATccaattttatccatttttgtgACAACAATGCAACGTTGCTTGAAACATTTTACTCTTGAATAGTGTCAGTAGATATAAAATCGATTTAAACTGCCAGTTTGCCCTCTTCGGTGATAATTCGTAGTTTAAATGATAGATTCCGATtccaatcattcaaaaaatcactcaatgagcATAAAAGTAAATGCCGATTGGATAATCCAAAAAATTTGGAACGAATTCGGtagacatatttttcaaaaaaattttacttgatcaggaatgacaaaaatgacaaaaatgacaaaaatgacaaaaatgacaaaaatgacaaaaatgacaaaaatgacaaaaatgacaaaaatgacaaaaatgacaaaaatgacaaaaatgacaaaaatgacaaaaatgacaaaaatgacaaaaatgacaaaaatgacaaaaatgacaaaaatgacaaaaatgacaaaaatgacaaaaatgacaaaaatgacaaaaatgacaaaaatgacaaaaatgacaaaaatgacaaaaatgacaaaaatgacaaaaatgacaaaaatgacaaaaatgacaaaaatgacaaaaatgacaaaaatgacaaaaatgacaaaaatgacaaaaatgacaaaaatgacaaaaatgacaaaaatgacaaaaatgacaaaaatgacaaaaatgacaaaaatgacaaaaatgacaaaaatgacaaaaatgacaaaaatgacaaaaatgacaaaaatgacaaaaatgacaaaaatgacaaaaatgacaaaaatgacaaaaatgacaaaaatgacaaaaatgacaaaaatgacaaaaatgacaaaaatgacaaaaatgacaaaaattacaaaaatgacaaaaatgacaaaaatgacaaaaatgacaaaaatgacaaaaatgacaaaaatgacaaaaatgacaaaaatgacaaaaatgacaaaaatgacaaaaatgacaaaaatgacaaaaatgacaaaaatgacaaaaatgacaaaaatgacaaaaatgacaaaaatgacaaaaatgagaaaaatgagaaaaatgacaaaaatgacaaaaatgacaaaaatgacaaaaatgacaaaaatgacaaaaatgacaaaaatgacaaaaatgacaaaaatgacaaaaatgacaaaaatgacaaaaatgacaaaaatgacaaaaatgacaaaaatgacaaaaatgacaaaaatgacaaaaatgacaaaaatgacaaaaatgacaaaaatgacaaaaatgacaaaaatgacaaaaatgacaaaaatgacaaaaatgataaaaatgacaaaaatgacaaaaatgacaaaaatgacaaaaatgacaaaaatgacaaaaatgacaaaaattacaaaaattacaaaaattacaaaaatgacaaaaatgacaaaaatgacaaaaatgacaaaaatgacaaaaatgacaaaaatgacaaaaatgacaaaaatgacaaaaatgacaaaaatgacaaaaatgacaaaaatgacaaaaatgacaaaaatgacaaaaatgacaaaaatgacaaaaatgacaaaaatgacaaaaatgacaaaaatgacaaaaatgacaaaaatgacaaaaatgacaaaaatgacaaaaatgacaaaaatgacaaaaatgacaaaaatgacaaaaatgacaaaaatgacaaaaatgacaaaaatgacaaaaatgacaaaaatgacaaaaatgacagaaatgacaaaaatgacaaaaatgacaaaaatgacaaaaatgacaaaaatgacaaaaatgacaaaaatgacaaaaatgacaaaaatgacaaaaatgacaaaaatgacaaaaatgacaaaaatgacaaaaatgacaaaaatgacaaaaatgacaaaaatgacaaaaatgacaaaaatgacaaaaatgacaaaaatgacaaaaatgacaaaaatgacaaaaatgacaaaaatgacaaaaatgacaaaaataacaaaaatgacaaaaatgacaaaaataacaaaaatgacaaaaatgacaaaaatgacaaaaatgacaaaaatgacaaaaatgacaaaaatgacaaaaatgacaaaaatgacaaaaatgacaaaaatgacaaaaatgacaaaaatgacaaaaatgacaaaaatgacaaaaatgacaaaaatgacaaaaatgacaaaaatgacaaaaatgacaaaaatgacaaaaatgacaaaaatgacaaaaatgacaaaaatgacaaaaatgacaaaaatgacaaaaatgacaaaaatgacaaaaatgacaaaaatgacaaaaatgacaaaaatgacaaaaatgacaaaaatgacaaaaatgacaaaaatgacaaaaatgacaaaaatgacaaaaatgacaaaaatgacaaaaatgacaaaaatgacaaaaatgacaaaaatgacaaaaatgacaaaaatgacaaaaatgacaaaaatgacaaaaatgacaaaaatgacaaaaatgacaaaaatgacaaaaatgacaaaaatgacaaaaatgacaaaaatgacaaaaatgacaaatatgacaaaaatgacaaaaatgacaaaaatgacaaaaatgacaaaaatgacaaaaatgacaaaaatgacaaaaatgacaaaaatgacaaaaatgacaaaaatgacaaaaatgacaaaaatgacaaaaatgacaaaaatgacaaaaatggcaaaaatgacaaaaatgacaaaaatgacaaaaatgacaaaaatgacaaaaatgacaaaaatgacaaaaatgacaaaaatgacaaaaatgacaaaaatgacaaaaatgacaaaaatgacaaaaatgacaaaaatgacaaaaatgacaaaaatgacaaaaatgacaaaaatgacaaaaatgacaaaaatgacaaaaatgacaaaaatgacaaaaatgacaaaaatgaaaaaaatgacaaaaatgacaaaaatgacaaaaatgacaaaaatgacaaaaatgacaaaaatgacaaaaatgacaaaaatgacaaaaatgacaaaaatgacaaaaatgacaaaaatgacaaaaatgacaaaaatgacaaaaatgacaaaaatgacaaaaatgacaaaaatgacaaaaatgacaaaaatgacaaaaatgacaaaaatgacaaaaatgacaaaaatgacaaaaatgacaaaaatgacaaaaatgacaaaaatgacaaaaatgacaaaaatgacaaaaatgacaaaaatgacaaaaatgacaaaaatgacaaaaatgacaaaaatgacaaaaatgacaaaaatgacaaaaatgacaaaaatgacaaaaatgacaaaaatgacaaaaatgacaaaaatgacaaaaatgacaaaaatgacaaaaatgacaaaaatgacaaaaatgacaaaaatgacaaaaatgacaaaaatgacaaaaatgacaaaaatgacaaaaatgacaaaaatgacaaaaatgacaaaaatgacaaaaatgacaaaaatgacaaaaatgacaaaaatgataaaaatgacaaaaatgacaaaaatgacaaaaatataacaaatacgTAGGATGACAAATTCTGTATTAAGACTTTTTAGATTCTGTTTAAGATGTAGGGTTTGTGAACCTACTTTGGACCTTGAACCTACTTTGGTCCTGAAATGCCTAAAATTGGAAATAATTCATTTCACTGGCATGGATCACTCATTGGACACCCAGTGAAATGTTTTTGAGCATTTAGTAGCTGATTTACAGTCTTTTCCtcagcatgttttttcggattttttctgcttgtactttgaataacggaaaactgaagtgttgaagGTGAATACTGTCTAGAAAACATATTTGAGGTACATTACGAGGTTCCAAAACTATATATTATGTGAAAATTGAGTTGTTGAGTTGTTGAGattgttgagaaacaagagacgGTAGcagttttaagcgaggagtgtcaaattgacactcaaggtctgattagggattgtttttcctgggctttcagggtgcgtgcataaaaaagtaatgatgcaaaattaaagattttgagaATTCGTTGTTTTGAGAAATTGTTTTACTTGGATGCAGCCGAAGAAAAGTATAAGCCGCCATACTTCCAttagtgtcaatatgacactcaagagcgaatTAGAGGGTTAATAAGATACAATGTGCCATTCAAATGAAATTCGTGATCATCCAGACAAAGTTAAACATACATATAATTTAAACCCAATAGTTATgtcaaattttttcacattctAATTCAGAAATTTGAAACCTGTTGAGTTTGCCTATCACATAAATGTCAAATAGTGTTACAccagaggaagaatgaccatgtcggttaaaatcctctctaaataatcaaattagaattagaattagTGTTACACtgttattaatatttttctatcGATGATCATAAAAGATGAACGCGTTGTCAATTTCGAgcaattggaatttgttatttatgtcataTCATCTACATAGAAGTTCCACTGCTCCCCGAATGATTAGACTAATGataaaagaatataaaaattttcaccgacttttgtttcgaattttcaaacgccTTGATGCATAGATAGATATACAGATAACTTTTTCTCAAATGGTAAGATTCAACAATGTAACAGGTACACAATGTCGaaacaatttatttataatttgctaaatatatttaaaaccaATTAAACAATTCATTCATTTGAAATACTTAAATAAATAAGCCTTATCTTGATGTAACAATAATTTAcattcatattcaaaaacatatgCCAATAGAAATTTCGCCGTAcctaattaaaataattaaagacaAGAACGAAACAAACACCCATTACCATATGAAGCACCACCCCAAATGAACAATCATCAATCATTAATACCTAACACATCTGAGTGACCGACACAATTCTGGCGGCAAGCACGTGACTCTAGATGCTATCTTTTGTAGGCCACCGACCACTTTCTTATATTGGCgtcaggtgaatgacctctttcggggGCTTTTGTGCACTTATTTTGGCAAAGCAAAAGTTGGGCCTCTAGTTTCGGGTCGAGAAGGGGAAGACGAGGACTACTCGTATAGTTCGCGAAGTGGGATATAGGTAATTGTTTGACTTCGCGATTAGACTTgttcgtatcgggtagttccggttaCGAAGTCAAGCTAGATCAGCGGACGATTGAGACTCCAAGCTCACTTACGTCCGGTGATTAGTAGAGTCAGGTTCCTCTATTTTTCCTTTACTTAAATTCGACAGGTAACTAAAGTTCAGTGTGTGATTCCGAGACTAGGTTCCCTTATTTAAACAGCCTTCTTTGTCGCATTAGTCGGTGCCAGGTAAAACTGAAGGACAGCTTAGGGAAGTGCAGTGCTAAAAAAGTGGTGCATTTGGATATTAGCCACAGGTACGCACACCCACCACAGCTTCCACCCTAGAAGACGGACACCAGGCCCGTCGCGAACCACCGCGGGGTCCAGCAACAGCAACTCCCGCCAGTTTCATCAACCTCACACCTAGTCACATTGAAACGCGGCACTACAGCCGCTAGCACCACAAGGGGCCGACAGCAGGCTGGTTGGCGGCTGATAGACGCACCAACATTCGTCGAACAATTCACCCTGCCAAACCATTACCAAATTTAACCAAGCTTCCAGCAGGCCACGCTACATAGCTGCGCGAATGCTATGCGGTGACCGGCCGAACAAATAAGGTTCTAATCGCCCCTTCTTAGCTAACTGCATAGCCCTCGACCAGCAAACATCAGCCGGGAGAGCGATAGGCAGCCGCAAAGGAGCGACTGAACACGACGAGACAGACATCAAGTCCCGCCAACAACTAGCGgtccgactttttttttttttatttaagtctttGACTGCCGTCATACAGACCGAGTATTAAAATTAACTTACGATTaaattaaagttatgttaaTGCTAGGGAAcgtcacggattgcacatttaaacattgatttggatacattgaagtcaaacaagtgtgacacatcgttgaagacttgacaacatcgattaagcgggtggttttgtccaaaaactgttctgcttCTAGGTAGCCAGAAGGTGGTTTGGTTGCGCAAACGGCGTGCTGGGGCGTGTAAACTCAAGCTTTGGAGCAATTGTGGACAGTCAACAGTGTTTGTCAGGATATCGTATACAAACATTCTTTGCAAATATGTTCTTCTTTGACTCAGAGTCGATATAGACAGAAGAGCGCATCTTTGTAAGTAAGGCGGTAGCCTTACGGGGTTTCGCCAGGGCAGTCGACGCAGAGCataacgaagaaattttttctgaactcgttcgatccgttcgatatgaacagagtggtagggtgcccaaactGGTGCCGCATATTCCAAGACACTTCGCACTAAAGAGCAGAACACTGTCTTGAGAGCATATGGGTCCTCGAAGCTTAAAGTATTTCTTCGCAGGAATCCAAACATAGCGAAGGCTTTAGCTGTTGTTGTCGCGATATGCTGATTAAACGATAGCTTCTGATCAAAGGTTACTCCTAGATCCTTAATGGTGACAACTCTTTCAAGCGGAGTGCCATCAAAAGCGTATTCGAAGGCCatggaggttctggttctaaAAAACTCATACACTTGCACTTATCGGCGTTTACTTCCATCCCATGTTTTCCACACCATGCGAGTAGTCTATTGATGTCTTCTTGAAGCGCAGCACAGTCCACTCTCGAGTCAATGATCCTGTAGATTTTCAAATCGTCTGCGAACAGTAGCTTTGGCGATTGAATGAAAGTTGCAAGATCGTTAATGAAAATCACAAAGATAAGCGGTCCTAAGTGACTTCCCTGtggaacaccagacggcataTCGAAACTAGTAGAATTAATtccacaaatatttataaatccATGACGATGTAACAGGTAGGAATGCAACCATTTGATTGCCCATTCTGGGAATCCGTAGCGCTTAAGTTTCTCGATCACGATCATATGCGGCACTTTATCAAAGGCTTTGGCCAAGTCGACATATATTGAGTCCACCTGCAGTTTTTTACCAATCGCTGTATGCAATTCACTGGCATAGCACATCAAGTTGGTCAACGTAGATCTTTTCCGAATAAACCCGTGCTGGACCTCGGCAAGTAACGGTGTAGCTGCTGAATAGAGCCTTTCGTACATCAAAACTTCGAGCACTTTTGAGAAACAGCAGAGTATTGAAATTATCCGGTAGTTCtccacacgatgagcatttccaGAATTATGAATTGGAGAAATTGAAGCAATTTTCCAACGGCTAGGAAAAACTCCTTCTGAGATGGATCGGTTGAAAATTAGACAAAGCGGTGTTGCAAGGGAAACAGCTATTCGCGAAACCAACGACGATGGAATTCCATCTGGACCTGGACCTTTCGATGGATCAAGTTTACTGAGAATGTTTAGCACCTCTTGCTCGGTAAATAGAGGCTGGGGTAGCCTGACGTCATAGTTCGACAGATTTCCAAAATAGGTATCAGCACAGTTAGGAGTTGACGAGCTATATACGCTGCTGAAAAATTCGGCAAACAAATCAGCTGATTCTCTGATACTGCTCGAGGTCTTTTACCGTCTCTTTTAAGCCGGACAAACAAAGTGTTTTTCGCACTTTCTGGCGGAAAAATTGCGTTTTTCGGACTGGCGAGCCGACAAAAGTAGCTTTTTCACCACCCACGCGGTGGAAAAACCgaaaaagtaaatgaaaatcaaatgatttttccaagtaaaatcgCTAAGTAATTTGCCAAAAACCAAGCGTCTCCACCAATATGCACTGCTAGGTAGAATTTCAAAGAGGGAAAATAGCTTAAGCCTAAAACAGTAGGATGTAAACACTACATGACACACATCAAAGACAATAAAACGAATTAAATTATTGGTTAATGGAATAGCGAATATTTGTGCAATGATCGACTGATTGGGATAACTGGAAAGGGAGTCACACGCTGTTCGTTGTTCGGGATTTATTTATGTTTCTTTACAGCGGAGATTGGCCGCGAATCCAATCGATTTCTGTCTCTTCTGATCCAGGTAAAAGGGTTTGATCTCGTCCGATGATTTCTCCCGGGTTTTGTCCCGACTTCGGGGCGGCTCTCAAGGGTCGAAGTACGGATCCCCTTTTTAGAGtcccttccgcttctttcccaTAATCGGGAATCAGaaggaactcgcgaccgagtctcGATGATCATCAGCTGGGCAAGATAAGAAAGGGTAGCTGGTCTACCAAACgtaagtggcgcttaagccacctgcTTAAAACCGGAACCGTGTCGGGCCTCTCGTTATAACatatgtaaatttaaatatgGTGCCAAATTCTGGAATAATCTACGCGGGCAACAAAGGGAAAGTCGGGTTCCACACTGGGTGACGAGCGGGACTTGTTTTGTCATCTAACTATTTATGTATAATGAtaattcatcccccctttccttgATTATTTCCGAGAACATAAACAAATTAACACTTTCGAGGCACCCCTACTTGATTTTGGttaaactagaaattttctcAGTTCATGTTTATGGGCCAGTAATCAAAATGTATacgattgattttaaaatattcaacctAAAGATTTTTGCAACCATCCAAATGCAAGCAATTTGTGTGTTGaccttaaaaaattatctgtgCAAAATGTTTGCTCAATCAGGTTTTATTTTGCCATACCTAAAagcacttaaaattttatttacctcttctcttaaaatttttcaattaaattgaaaGTTCATTTCTGACACCAATTAACTTAAGAATTCATTAAAAGTTTGGATTTGGCATTATAAATGTTGGTCAAATATCgtttaactgaaattttaaatatttcaatatcaATGTCAAAAACTACGGTGACCTATTATTTTCGGGAAATATGCTTGACTgtataattgaaaacaaattatacTCGTTATGAAAAGAATAACAAACCCATTGATTTTGATTGATCGGTAGATTGAGATTGACATACCTTTGTGCTGTAGCTCGTATCATATAACGGTCTCCAATGGAAATATATGAAATatcttctgaattttgaaaatcaaataagtAGAGAAATCGTTTCCTGCACATAATACCTAGTTAGAGCTGAAACAGTGGATTTCACACCTTAGCTGTAAcaaattatgttaaattttgaacGTCGTTGAGCGACCTTTTAGAGTTAACCGAGTGAGCTGAAATATTCTGGCATGTCAAGAAACAATTTCAGTCTTCGAGGTTTTGATTCTGGAACATACTAGTACCACCCAAATgcccattttttaaaaaatgaattaaataaaaattttaaacaaaaatatcaaccacTTCATATAAGAGTTTTCTCATACCAATTTTGACACCTCTAATGACAACTCTTTCGCTACACTCAACGTATGGAAACAGCAAATTACCTATGGCAGGCAGGACACACCTTCGCCACTTGGTCatcaattaaaaagattagAATCAGTGTACGACATCCGTGTAGGTAGGTAAATCTCCATTAATGAATCGTGACACGCAATGTCGTTTTATTGCCCACCTTTTTCTGCTCCGATTTGGAATTCCACCCAAAGCGCCACCACCACTTGACGATTACGATTATGGTTCAATTATACTAATAGATCTGTTATGCCTGCTTTGATTTGGACCTTCCGgtttgataaaataaacatataatCCTTAACTTTGTGATAAGGTGGATGCTTCAATCTAGAACTGGAAGTAAAGTACATCGTGAGGTTATGGAAGATGGCCAACCATGGTGTCTGACACCCTAGAagtgaagaaaatgaaaaaccaaaacCCAAAACCCTTCTAGCCATTCATTCGTGTATGAATGAGAATGGTTTTGTGATATAGTTAGGTATCCTTCGATATCAGAAATGCCGTGGTGGACGATGACGGCGTAGAAAAACACGTGTACCTTTTCATCCGACATGGTTTTTGCGTGATGCCGTATAGTTTACCAACCGGGGGACGATGAAACGATTACCTTATAAAACGGCGAATGTCACCGTCTAAACAAGCGGCACTCGCGTTTATAAAAGAGACAGAAGTCCCACTTCAGGGCGGGCTCCCGGTGGAGTTTTCTTTCCAGACTGACTGAAGTCTACCACCGGATGGCAAAGTGAATGAAAGATGACACAACTGGCAAAAGCTCCTGTAATCCAGTTGAAACGACCGACGAACGACCGAACGACCACCTGTTGATTGGAAAAGCGGTTTGATAGTCAGTTTGTCTTTCCGGATTTTCTTCCACCTTCTCCTTCTCGGCGCTCGGCCTCCGCCACCCTGTGTCGCCGTATGATTTTCCGCATTCATCCTGATATTCAACGCTTGCTAGGATGATGATATTGGTGGCACCCACCGCGCCCcatttgtattgattttttctacttAATCTGTGCAAACTCGCATGAAGTAGGTCGATTTTTCCTACACTGCAGTGCTGAAATGGGGATATAGATTAGAAATGCGAAAGATTTTATGACTATCATTTTTTCTGCTCACTACTTTGTGGTGGATCCCAAGGGATAATCCTGTTACGTAATTCATGAATTTTATGGTCGCCACTAAGCACCATGAAATATTTACCCCCATAAACACAAGTCGGATGCTCGTATTTGTGGAGTTGAATTTTTAATACTATTTGCTGAACTGCTTTTCGTCACTCACTTTGGACGCCAGCTGTAGACGTGTGAAAAGCGGGAACGGAAGTCGGAAGTGGTTTTCCCACTGGCACTAAACATTGCTCACGTGAGGCTATAAATTATTAATGAACTATTATGTTCTCACGTGTTGAGATGTTTCCCCGAGTGGAAGTGAAAAACTGCCCCCACATATCTTTTATAGCCTCGTAAGCGATAGGAAGTTTTCCTGTCTTTGTGGTGTTGTCAGCCTTTCACGAGGAAATTAAATTCTCTACTGATGAAAGGGCTTTACAAAAAGAGTTGCTTATTAAGCACAAGCGTCTTATACTCTTGAGTAAACTTAAAAGTAAAGACCGTTTGTACGAGATAGTTTCAAAGTATCGATGAAATTTGAAGCCCTCCGGGGAGTAAATAGATAAACATGTTACGTTTGTGATGGAAAACGCGATGAATGTCCGGAAAATTAGCATCCAAAATCGGCCCCCACCACGTACAATAATCTGCAGCAGCCCCTCTTCCTCGACAACCCACCAGCACCCGAACAAGC
It includes:
- the LOC129749485 gene encoding uncharacterized protein LOC129749485, which codes for MGVNISWCLVATIKFMNYVTGLSLGIHHKVHCSVGKIDLLHASLHRLSRKNQYKWGAVGATNIIILASVEYQDECGKSYGDTGWRRPSAEKEKVVVRSFVGRFNWITGAFASCVIFHSLCHPVVDFSQSGKKTPPGARPEVGLLSLL